Proteins found in one Cricetulus griseus strain 17A/GY chromosome X, alternate assembly CriGri-PICRH-1.0, whole genome shotgun sequence genomic segment:
- the LOC100762373 gene encoding claudin-34-like: MNLPQWRVWCFEEPMESKPSLTLVGMWRTCVYHRENNSEFLRVCYQYTYQDTFIPLNIRVAQHLLLISSILGLIATISVIVALWKLYTGRLRKKITHNPFFVPGILNIIASVLVFISTLYNYLSIIRKDGIAFPPYFHIPNIPDNQKVGTALAMATLSSFLFLVGGTISISFTLPERSRPQSSI, encoded by the coding sequence ATGAATCTCCCTCAATGGCGAGTGTGGTGTTTCGAAGAACCCATGGAGTCCAAACCCAGCTTGACCTTAGTAGGAATGTGGAGAACCTGTGTGTACCACAGGGAAAACAATTCTGAATTTTTAAGAGTGTGTTACCAATATACCTACCAGGACACCTTCATTCCTTTGAATATCCGTGTTGCTCAACACCTACTACTGATCTCCAGCATTCTCGGCTTGATTGCTACGATTTCTGTCATTGTTGCACTTTGGAAATTGTACACAGGAAGACTCCGGAAGAAAATCACTCACAATCCATTCTTCGTCCCCGGGATTCTGAATATCATTGCTAGCGTCTTAGTCTTCATTTCCACCCTGTATAATTATTTATCCATCATTCGCAAGGATGGAATTGCTTTCCCCCCATATTTCCACATACCCAACATCCCAGATAACCAGAAAGTTGGTACTGCCCTGGCAATGGCAactctttcttcattcttatttttagtGGGTGGCACAATCTCCATTTCTTTCACTCTTCCCGAACGTTCCCGACCTCAGTCTTCTATCTAA